The Lujinxingia vulgaris DNA window CATCGTGGTGTTTTCCGCATGGCGCCTGAACCTCTCGGGGATCGGGCGAGTGATGAGTCTGATTGGTACGGCGCTGCTGGTAGCGTGGATTATGGGGGCGACGCATCCGGCGTGGTTGCTTTTGCCGCTGCATATCATCTTTTTCGGGATGGCGGCGTTGATGGTGCACGGGCGCCTTGCGGCGTCGCGGCCTTCGGCCGCGCACCTGACGAGCTTTTATCTCTACATGTCGATCGGGGGTTTGCTGGGCGGGGTGTTCAACTCGCTTGTCGCGCCGCTGATCTTCGATCGCATCTGGGAGTACCCGCTGATGATTATTGTGGCGTGTGCGTTGCGTCCGCAGTCTTTTGCCGACCGAGCCGACCCGGAGCGCCGGTGGAAACAAGCCGCCCCGGTGGTGGCGACGGTGCTGATGGTGGTGAGCATGGTGGCGCTGGAGCGCCTGGATGTGGCGATGAGTCAGGCCACGGCGGTGATCTTCTTCGGCATCCCGGCGGTGGTGGCCTACAGCCAGGTGGAGCGGCCGCAAAGGCTGGGGATGGGGCTGATGGGGGTGCTGGTGGCTTCGTCGTTTTTCGGCGGGACGCTGGGGCAGGTGGTCTTTAAGGAGCGCTCGTTTTTCGGGACAGTGCAGATGGTGGAGACGCCCGCGCTCTACCAGATGATGCACGGGGGCACGGTGCACGGGCAGGCCATCAAAGATGAGGAGGGCTGCTCGCCATTGGCCTACTACCACCCGCAGGGGCCGACCGGGGCGATCTTTGAGCTCTACCAGCGCTCGCGCTTGCAGCCGCGCATCGGGGTGTTGGGGCTGGGGCTGGGGGCGCACGCCTGTTACGCGCGCCCTACCGACACGATGACCTTTTATGAGCTGGACCCCACGGTGGTGGAGGTGGCGCAGCGTTTCGGGCCTGTGGGGCGCTCGCCAGCCGGTGATCTGCGCTATGTGGTGGGCGACGCTCGCATTCAGCTGGAGCAGGATGAGGTGGCGCCTTACGGGATGCTGATCGTCGATGCGTTCAGCTCCGATGCGATCCCGATTCATCTTCTCACCGTCGAAGCGTTTGCACTCTACCTTGAGACGTTGCAGCCGGGCGGGATCCTGGCGGTGCATATCTCCAATCGCTACTTTGACCTGGAGCCCGTGCTGCGCGGACTTTCGGAGGCGCACGGGCTTGAGCTGAGGCTCTGGGATGATCTTGAACTCAGTGAGGCGCAGCTTGCCAGCGGACAGCAGAGCTCGACCTGGGCGGTGATGACGGCAGACCCGGCGAAGATCGAGACGCTGCAGGCCATTAAGTCGCAGTGGCGGCCCTCGGAGGGGCCGGCTCTTGTGTGGACCGATGACCACGCCAACGTGCTCAGCGCCTGGCGGCGCTGAGGGCCTGCTTCGGTGGTCGGGCCGTTGTCTTCGCCCCGGCCATCTGTTAGAAGTCGGGGCGGTATTTGGTGCCAGAGATCACCCTGTTGATAAGCGAGAGACGCTTGAAAAAGTACTTCCCACAGCTGCTCGTGATCGCGCTTTTTGGGTCCACGCTCCTCGGGGGATTGGTCGGCTGTGCCGGCTCCAAAGAGGCCGAGGTGACCGACGAGGGGCCCGCCACGCTCAGTGAGCAGCGCGCCCGCGGAGGAAACCTCTCGCGCGAGGGGCTTACCCCGGAGCTTGCGGATCTGAACGGCGACGACACCCCCGATCAGTGGGTGTTGCGCGACGACCAGGGGCGTCTGGTGCGTGTGGAGCGCGATCTGAGCTTTAACGGTCAGGTCGACCTCTGGCAGCACTACAATGAGGGCGAAGAGGTCATTGAAGAAGAGATGGACCTGGACCTCGACGGGCGCATCGACATGGTCACCTTCTATGAGAAGGGCAAGGTGGCGCGCCGGAAGTTGACGATGGGTTTTGATGGCAGCTTCCCCATCGAGAAGTTCTACGACAGCGAGGAGCGACTGCTGCGCGTGGAGCGCGATGAGGACGGCGACGGCCGGCCCAACGTCTGGGAGTATTACGAAAATGGCGAGCGAGTGCGTATCGGCTGGGATACGACCGGTGATGGTCAGCCGGATACCTTCGATCAGCTCTGAGCGCCTGGCCTGAGAGGCCGCCCGCGCCCAGGCGCGGATCTCCAGAAAAGATAGTGGCTGCGCCGCCTGTTCAGGGCGGCGCAAGCGTTGAGGCAGTAGAGATGTACCGCGTCGAACAGGTGTTGGTCCCACTGGACTTTTCAAATTTCAGCCGCAGCGCCCTGGCGCTGGCGAAGGCGCTGGGCGGTGAGAGCCCGGTGCGCGTGCAGCTCGGCCATGCGCTCGAGCCGATGGCGCCCTATATGCGGCGAGTGCTCTTTCCTTATGCAGCGCTGGGGGAAGACGACCGGGCCTTTGAGGCCGAGCTTGTTGAGGAGGCTCGCGCCGAGCTCGAGCGCAGCTTTGAGATCGATGATACGTTGCGCCGCCGCCTGGTCTCGGAGCCGATCGTGGAGATCGGGCCTGGCCGCCAGGTGGTCAGCGACTGGACCTCGCGTTTTGATGTTGAGGCGATCGTGATGGGGGCCTATGGCGAGAGCGGCCTTGTCTCGGACGGGCTGGGTGCGACGGCGCGGCGCGTGCTGCAGACCTCGAGCCGCCCGGTGATTCTGGTGCGCCAGCATGATCCGCGTCCGCAGCTTAAGCGCATTGTGGTGGCGCTTGATCTGGAGCCGACCAGCGCCGGGGTGCTGGAGGTTGCGCTGGGCATGGCGCTGCAGCATGGCTGTGAGCTGGAGCTGCTCTTTGTGCTTCCTTCGCCGCTGGCTGCCGATAGCGCCGGGCTGTTGAAGAGCCAGGTGAAGTTCGATGAGCGGCAGGCCCGCGGGCGCCTTAAGGGTAAGATCGAAGCGCTCTTTGAGCGTACGGTTGAGGCGGTGGAAGTTCCCTTCCCGCAACGCGATCAGGCCCGCAAACTTACGGACAACACGCGGGTGGAGAGCGGGGAGCCGGCCGCCGAGATCGTGCGTCGCGCCTACGAGATCGATGCGGATCTGGTAGTGGTCGGTGCGCGCTCCAGCGCCAGCACCGGGGGCCTGGGGACGGTCGCTGAGGCGGTGGCGCGTCGGGCCAGCTGCCATGTGATGGTGGTGCCGCCGGCGGCGCAGACCACGCCGCTGACGCGCGACGACTGAGAGGCGTCAGGTGTTGAGAAGGTCTCTCGAAGACCTGCGGCTGGTATAAAAAAACCGCGCTCCGACCGGAGCGCGGTTTTTTTTGTGGTCGCCCGGCACTCCGGGCGACCTTTTTTCGTAGAACATCCGGGGGATGTTCGCCGTAGGCGGCTCTACGCCGCCTGCGGCGAAAAGCTCAGATCACACGATGGACTTGAGCTTCTCGGTGAGCGCCGGGACGATCTCGAAGGCGTCGCCCACCAGGCCGAAGTCGGCGACCTGGAAGATGGGGGCGTCGGCGTCTTTGTTGATCGCCACGATGGTCTTGGAGCCCTTCATGCCGGCCAGGTGCTGGATGGCACCGCTGATGGCCACGGCGAAGTAGAGGTCCGGGGCGACGACCTTACCGGTCTGGCCGATCTGCCAGTCGTTGGGGGCGTAGCCGCTGTCGACGGCCGCGCGGCTGGCGCCGACGGCACCGCCGAGGGTGTCGGCAAGATCCATGATCATCTGGAAGTTCTCGCCAGACTTCAGACCGCGACCACCGGCCACAACGACGGCGGCGTCGGTGAGCTCGGGGCGCTCGCTCTTGACCTGATCGAAGGAGACGAACTCGGCGTTATCGGCGGCGGTCACGCCGGCGTCAAAGGCCTCGACGGAGGCTGCGTCGCCCTCGGCCGGGGCTTCGAAGTCGGTGGTGCGCACGGTGACGACCTTGACCGGGGTCACAACTTCGACGGTGGTCAGGACGTTGCCGGCCCAGAGGGGACGGCGGAACTTGATGCCACCATCATCGAAGACGGCGATGGCGTCGGAGACCATGCCGGCGTCGAGCCTGGCAGCCACGCGCGGGAGCAGGTCTTTGCCGGTGGTGCTCGACGGAGCGGCGACCACGGTGGCGCCGATGGCCTGCGCGGCCTTGACCACGGCCGGGGCGTAGGTCTCAGCCAGGTAGTTTTCAAAGACCGGGCTGTTGGCGTAGTGCACCTTGCTCACGCCGTATTTGGCGACTTCGCCGGCGACGGCGTCGACGCCGTTGCCCAGCACGAGCACGTGAACCTCACCGCCGGTCAGGGCTGCGGCCTGGCTGGCGAAGGTGATGGTGGGGAGGGTCACTTTACGAAGCTTCCCGTCGAGATGTTCGGCGACAACGAGTACGTTGGCCATGGGGGTTCCTCACATGCAAAAGGTAAAAACCAGTGGAGATCCTTGCGGAGCATCACCCGGCGCTAAAGGCCAGGGGAGGCGCGCGGCTTAGAGGACCTTGGCCTTGTTCTTGAGACGGTCAATGAGGGTGTCGATATCCTCAACGATCTCGCCGGCTTCGCGCTCTTCGGGGGCTTCGAAGAGAAGGACGTTGACCTTGTTGGCCGTGTCCACGCCCAGGTCGGAGGGGGTGAGGGTCTCGAGCGGCTTGCGCTTGGCCTTCATGATGCCCGGGAGGCTTGCGTAGCGCGGCTCGTTGAGGCGTAGGTCAGCGGTGATGATCGCCGGCAGCTTGACGCGCTTGGTGGCGGTGCCGCCGTCGACTTCGCGACCGACGGTGGCCCAGCCATCGGCGACTTCCAGGCTGTAGGCGAAGGTGGCCTGCGGGTAGTCCAGGTAGGACGCCAGGATCTGACCGGTCTGGTTGCGGTCGCTGTCGACGGCCTGCTTGCCCATCACGACGATGTCGGGGGACTCGCGGCGAATGACTTCAGCGAGCACGCGGGCGACCGCGTCGCTGTCGAGATCTTCGTCGGTCTCGACCAGGATGCCGCGGTCGGCGCCCATGGCCATCGCGGTGCGGATCTCTTTGGTGGCAGCCGAGGGGCCCACCGAGACGACCACGATCTCGCCGCCGTGCGCTTCTTTGAGCTTGATGGCCTCTTCGACGCCGTACTCGTCAAAGGAGTTCATCTTGTACTCGACGCCGTCGGTGACAACGCCGGTCTGGTCGGGCTTGATCTTGACCTTCATGTCCGGGTCGGTGACCCGCTTTACAGTCGTGAGAATCTTCACGTTCAGCCTCCTTAAAAGGGGAGTAAGGGTGGTTAATCCAGTGTGGGGGGCTCGCGCACAATCAGCCCGTCGATGATCATCGTCGAGATCTGTTCGGC harbors:
- a CDS encoding universal stress protein; translation: MYRVEQVLVPLDFSNFSRSALALAKALGGESPVRVQLGHALEPMAPYMRRVLFPYAALGEDDRAFEAELVEEARAELERSFEIDDTLRRRLVSEPIVEIGPGRQVVSDWTSRFDVEAIVMGAYGESGLVSDGLGATARRVLQTSSRPVILVRQHDPRPQLKRIVVALDLEPTSAGVLEVALGMALQHGCELELLFVLPSPLAADSAGLLKSQVKFDERQARGRLKGKIEALFERTVEAVEVPFPQRDQARKLTDNTRVESGEPAAEIVRRAYEIDADLVVVGARSSASTGGLGTVAEAVARRASCHVMVVPPAAQTTPLTRDD
- a CDS encoding electron transfer flavoprotein subunit alpha/FixB family protein: MANVLVVAEHLDGKLRKVTLPTITFASQAAALTGGEVHVLVLGNGVDAVAGEVAKYGVSKVHYANSPVFENYLAETYAPAVVKAAQAIGATVVAAPSSTTGKDLLPRVAARLDAGMVSDAIAVFDDGGIKFRRPLWAGNVLTTVEVVTPVKVVTVRTTDFEAPAEGDAASVEAFDAGVTAADNAEFVSFDQVKSERPELTDAAVVVAGGRGLKSGENFQMIMDLADTLGGAVGASRAAVDSGYAPNDWQIGQTGKVVAPDLYFAVAISGAIQHLAGMKGSKTIVAINKDADAPIFQVADFGLVGDAFEIVPALTEKLKSIV
- a CDS encoding electron transfer flavoprotein subunit beta/FixA family protein, producing MKILTTVKRVTDPDMKVKIKPDQTGVVTDGVEYKMNSFDEYGVEEAIKLKEAHGGEIVVVSVGPSAATKEIRTAMAMGADRGILVETDEDLDSDAVARVLAEVIRRESPDIVVMGKQAVDSDRNQTGQILASYLDYPQATFAYSLEVADGWATVGREVDGGTATKRVKLPAIITADLRLNEPRYASLPGIMKAKRKPLETLTPSDLGVDTANKVNVLLFEAPEEREAGEIVEDIDTLIDRLKNKAKVL
- a CDS encoding fused MFS/spermidine synthase; the encoded protein is MVFLFTLTIFLSALLLFMVQPMAGKMLLPSLGGTPGVWNTCMMFFQAVLLLGYLWAHGVSRLRALPQLLLHALLLVAALVALPLSMDRMALSSPLLNSHPNLWLLAALGLGAGLPFLALSTTSPLIQAWFARLNHRRSSDPYFLYAASNGGSLLALLGYPLLVEPVFGVSAQASLWSGSFVVLVMLLLVCGVVTLKVSPGYRAAPAPGIEAASKHAVAAPADDGATPEVDARQKVLWTLYAFVPSSLMLGVTTYISTDVAAFPLLWVIPLAIYTGSFIVVFSAWRLNLSGIGRVMSLIGTALLVAWIMGATHPAWLLLPLHIIFFGMAALMVHGRLAASRPSAAHLTSFYLYMSIGGLLGGVFNSLVAPLIFDRIWEYPLMIIVACALRPQSFADRADPERRWKQAAPVVATVLMVVSMVALERLDVAMSQATAVIFFGIPAVVAYSQVERPQRLGMGLMGVLVASSFFGGTLGQVVFKERSFFGTVQMVETPALYQMMHGGTVHGQAIKDEEGCSPLAYYHPQGPTGAIFELYQRSRLQPRIGVLGLGLGAHACYARPTDTMTFYELDPTVVEVAQRFGPVGRSPAGDLRYVVGDARIQLEQDEVAPYGMLIVDAFSSDAIPIHLLTVEAFALYLETLQPGGILAVHISNRYFDLEPVLRGLSEAHGLELRLWDDLELSEAQLASGQQSSTWAVMTADPAKIETLQAIKSQWRPSEGPALVWTDDHANVLSAWRR